In one Oncorhynchus masou masou isolate Uvic2021 chromosome 23, UVic_Omas_1.1, whole genome shotgun sequence genomic region, the following are encoded:
- the LOC135510043 gene encoding fibroblast growth factor-binding protein 2-like has translation MRFLWLLFFLLCLPVLPSTEAKRQNSDNKMSQPPPPPPAGKKPKNKNSVPSSGGFSTKVGHNCTWDTSGEGVVNLLVSCRSEEQTYWCRYTGQPDLCQAYSDRKAQVRHWKQLVGKLKKRRSACNGEKVLKTRSCKAPMESHMKLKEKGKGRGKKDSVPLVPEMVEKEEKKEDRTPFLEERDGEVNDMEPVENYCAEGWHSVCSFFVSFFEG, from the coding sequence ATGAGGTTCCTTTGGCTTCTGTTCTTCCTCCTGTGCCTCCCTGTCCTGCCCAGCACTGAGGCCAAACGCCAGAACTCCGACAACAAGATGTCGcagcccccaccaccaccaccagcaggcAAGAAGCCCAAGAACAAGAACTCTGTCCCCAGCTCAGGAGGGTTCAGCACAAAGGTTGGCCACAACTGTACCTGGGATACGTCCGGGGAGGGCGTAGTGAACTTGCTTGTCAGCTGTAGATCCGAGGAGCAGACCTACTGGTGCCGCTACACTGGACAGCCAGACCTGTGCCAAGCCTACAGTGACAGGAAAGCACAGGTCAGGCATTGGAAACAATTGGTGGGCAagctgaagaagaggaggagtgcGTGCAACGGTGAAAAGGTGCTGAAGACCCGCTCATGCAAGGCCCCCATGGAGTCGCACATGAAGCTCAAAGAGAAGGGGAAAGGCAGAGGCAAGAAGGATTCAGTGCCCCTGGTTCCGGAAAtggtagagaaggaggagaagaaagaggataGGACTCCGTttttagaggagagggatggggaggtgaACGACATGGAGCCAGTGGAGAATTATTGTGCCGAAGGATGGCATTCTGTCTGCTCATTCTTTGTAAGTTTTTTTGAAGGTTAA